aaaaccctggatagatggtttgaaaatccataaaatataatttaaaattcggacatcaaaatttatagtttgaaaaaaatctcatgaaaccACAGTACTGAGGTTTGTATGTtggagtgcagccatataataaagtaattttgcataagacggctcccattctctATAAATATCAATCAATGCCTTTTGCTTTCCACACTATGCTTTTCTGAAAGACACTgtgtattgaaattgatcattaacggttgccacaatagcttcaactccaACACTGGGATTCTTCTCAATAATATGTCAGACTaatgtgccaatcatccttccactgacatgtttgtggtttCGACTCAATCCCATAAATAAATAAGTGTGAGGATcttcatattttatgatttaaaaatatccatactttttcaacaatgcagcacgaagcctccatttataattttgtATGTTACCTGATGATGCACATCATACGGACCATAATTTTGAATGTGACTGAACtatattgtatgtccgatgcttcataatgtgataaagatcaacagctatTTTTAGATAATCATTACTCTCAAATATTAGACCTttaaaaaattcagtcatcgaggagtctaAAAATTAATAGTCAAAATTCAATCTTCGATCAgcgctaacacaaccaccatcatctaaatttatgttGTTAAAAAATTATGGGAGTTCGTGCAAATGAGAttgaggttctcccacattaatatcAGGCTAAAcatcttcatcaccatcttcgtcttcatcatcatcaccgctactgtcctcatccatccaatagtcttcatcctcacttttatcTAACTCAAAatctagattatcagaatttattccaccactTACCCAATCATCGTCCCCTATATGAGTCTCGTATCCTGCACTTACTATTACTTCCACCATAGGAGAAGTCCCCATAGCAGAAGACATcataggagaagtcaccataggatttTGAATAATTAGACAACTAGGGCCAGCAATAgtagaatgttgttctgcaaatatgGTCTCAACACTATCAGTTTGCACCATTAGAATTACTAAAGGAGAGGAAGGCCCAGGAGTATTACCGTCTtgggttaaaagccgactataatATCCAAAACTTAGTACAtctttttttcaatatataattttaaaaattgacattctgaatatttcaaagaaaatgtCAGCATTTCTTAGACATCTTTATCGTCATCAATTAGAACTAAGATATACTtattctgcattaactgtcccaacagattaggagatctccatttcaatttgagttcatatttttctttatctacaggaatattactgtataaatggtccaataattcttaacgtgataatgatgaagataccttAATCATCTGATTTGCAGAGTGACTGTACTGCACGCTAGCTTCGTTATTCTGTATTATGtcatcataatacaataatagATGAACCCGAGTACTGggcattttctcaaaaaaatctatgacaatatcaaaatcaaaaaatatgatattaataattattttattattttaaatgacttacatgataaatgcattctatcatcaactaatagacaAAGATAGGTCTTATCTCATTCAGGAATTGCATCAATTCTATAAGTTAatcacagtaatcaaacgatacacaATAGGGACAAAAAGAAATTTCGATAGTATTttctcttagttctccccacaccgttgaaaatatataagaaaaactaaagaaaaatactgtccaaaatttttctcGAGCTCTCTGCATATCGTTTGACtactgtaattacctatagaattaaatacaatttttaaactgtccaaactggacaatcaattgaccaatatatatattttacggtatttatacaaaaatatataattaaattacaaAAATCTTCCTGAGTTTAGGTCGAGATTATACTTAAGTctagtattttgaaaaatatacacCTACAGCCCGACATTTACGAAAAACTTACAATTTAATCCCCATCTTAGAGGGTAACGTGTAGATTTTTCATAGATGTTAGGGATGTAGGTGTATATTTTTCAAAACATTGAACTTATGTGGTAATTTTGACTTAActttaaaagaatttttataatttttcatatatttctgTCTACAGTTGTTGTAGAATATTTTACATTGCTTAATTGATAGGTCTAcagatgataaaaaaataaaaaaacatgaTGGTGGTGGGGCCATGGTGGTGGTGGGGCAGGGGGTCGGTCGAAGGCACTGGACGGAGGCACTGGGAGGGGTGCCACAACGAGAGGGAAGGGGGACCCGTCAAGGGGGGTGAGGGGGCAAGGGGGCAGCCGCTGCCGTCAGGAGGGGTGAGGGGAGGCGGGTGGGGAGGGGGGGCGGGGCTGCCCTAAGCCACTGccgccagggggtgagaggaggcgGGTGGAGAGGGGGGGCGGTCGTCGTTGGGGGGCGGGGCTGCTGTCGGGCCAAAGGGGGCGGGGGTGGCTGCCACCGGCCGGGGGGTGGGGGGGTGGCTGCTGCTGGCAGtgggagagaagagggggaagAGGAGCTTATCGGCATGGAGGAGGAGAGATCGATCCCACGTCGGAGTCACCATCGGAGAGGGGGAAGTCACTGctggagaggaggaagagaagtttTCCAGGtatgtatgttatatatatatatatatatatgaaaaaaaaatatcaatagaaatagtatttttgaaaacgccatttcaaatggcgctttcaaaaatgccatttcaCCTGacgcttttttttaaattttttttttctatacctttttttttttcttgtcactGGACGGatgggtttttttttctttttttttcctgtgtcctgtctctttttttttcctgtaGCAGATAGGTGAGGGTTGAAAACGTCATTTGGAATAGCATTTTCAAAGAGGAGGTCCATGGGGACGGAGGAGGATGAGAGAGGAGGTGACGTGGAGTGAAGAAtcgtcatttgaaatgatgttttctatcaaaaaaatattcttctaaataatatttttttaattttatattaattttataaataaattgataaatatattatttttataattttttttaatattatttgaatAATGGACTCTTCGTAGGAATGGGCACATGTCCGTATTTTGATCTTGATCACACGGGTGAGGGCGACGGGACAGAGGTAAAGGCATAATTTTGAGAGGTACCGAAATAAAGAAAGCGGTAATTTGGAGAAGGTCGGGGGTGGTTTTCGTAAATTAGAGTGAGAAAAGGATAGGGTGTCAGGTACCTGAAGAATGGTGTCACATGGATCCTTGCCGGGGTGTTACCCCCGCTCTCATGCAATCACGTGTGTGGATATAATGGCACCACGTCATCCCCTCTATCGCCCTCTTGCGCCATAGAAGCCTCGGGATCCGTTTGGTATTGCTCTCTGTTCTAAAAgatgcaaaaagaaaaacaaaaccaGATTGAACGATTGATAAAAcccttttatttttcaaattatgtGTATTTATTTGAGAAGCAAAGATTGGCAGAGACCCTTTTACctttggattaaaaaaaaaaaaacattgcaaACAGATACTAATTTTTTTTGCTAGCAAGAGGCTTAAAAggtattgaaaagaaaaaaaaaaagtgctgACTAAGATGACAGCAAGTAGAAGAAAATATTCGTGAACCATGTGAACATGATCAACCGGCCGCCCAACAAAATCTAcaatattttctttttaaattagaatgaaaaatttGATAACCGTATATATTAAGTCTATGAGTTGCTCTTATGTTTGTGATGTGCAAGCTAATATTTTAGCATTGGATATACAGTGCAATTAAGAGTTGGCTCGGATGATTCAGATGGTCATTTGCATTTTGCAAGATGGGCAGAGAAATTTGTGTTGAATGGGAGGCCATACAAAAGGGTGAAAGAGGAGATAATGATCGACAAAATGTTAAATacatcaaagaagaaaatctacaaaaaaaaaaaaaaaaaaaaaaaaagaggaggggggTGCTCTGCTAATAATTTGAGCAGATATTTCTTGCTGAACTCATCATTTTGGAAGTGAAATTGAATCTTTAGGttgcaaagagaaggaaaagaagaagaagaagaagaagagttgcaACTTGAACAACTAGTTTGTGAAATGGTGCAAATGGCTTATTGGCTGAGAAAATTAATGATGGACAAAAGGAAAACACAGATAAGAACAAATGTTTCATCCGTTCTTTAGCTAGTTCATTTCCCCACGTGCATCATAACTGTTCCTCAAAATAATAATACATGCACAAGAGGAGAAGAGCATTATGATATAAGGCGGGCAAGGGATGACAAAGTACATTGAAGAGGAGAATTATGAGTTCAGAAAGCTTTGGGTAGACAATATTTGGCTGGAGATTGCCCATTATCTAGTTGCGATTCATGCGAAAGAAACCAAGAACTTCGCCATTCCCATAAATCATTTAAGCTGAGCTTTGAGAGGACCATAAATCATTCAAGTGTTCTGAATCACAAGCATAAAGAGCCAGCCTAGCTATTAAATATTTTAGGGTTTTACTTTCTACAGCAGCAAACTACTCTAGCTCAAGCTTTGATTATATGTGGAACATCAACAGATTTGTGTGCGTGCGTGTGTATCGAGATATACGTTTATGCCCAAGCATGCACACAGGAATTTGAAATTTTAcctgaatatttattttttttaaaaaaaaaaggccagACAAGGTAATCAGTTTTAATAAACTAAGCATCTTTTCTCTCCtaataatcaatcatctaattatTCAAAAGACAGGGCATGACTCTGCTCTTCTAGTGATTTGCTTCAAAAGACACTTCGCAGGGACCAATCAAAAACGCTAATAGGTTCCCATATACATCAATGCAACTTTCCTCCCACATATTTTCCCATCCATGAAACTTTCTCCATATAGGACACAATGACCTTTCGCTGATTAgataaatgatgatgatgataataataatcAAACTGGTACTCAAATTTACGACCGGTAGAATGCTTACAAATCATAGGATAATCATGTACCCAAGCAATTCAAGGGCACAAGTTCCTGTCCGGTTTTTGTGTTTCTAATATTGGTCAAGCTTATACCTGCCTCCTTTGCTATCACATTAAGTTAGACAATTTGTAAGGCTGCATGCCAACAGCAGCACTTGAGATCAAGCTATACTTTGCAGGTTACTACTGCATTAGAGGAACACAACTCATTTACGCTGGATTACCAAATGACACTGAACAGCCTCTTCCAAAAACTTAAAATGGTCCAACTTgatggataaaatatgattttataggCAGTTAAATCAATGGAGATATGAAGTATTTTCTATTAGTCCGTCATTTGTGTTACTCCAGTTACCAAGTCACCAATCAATATTCCACAAGATGCCACCTGGCCTGCTGGTAATGTCTTGATGATTGTACCAGAGATAATTCCCAACATAAGTTCACAGCAAATTCAGAAAACATTTTAACATATTAGTCAATTAAAGCTCCATTGGTACACAATGTGAGATTATATCTACAAAAACATCAATCTGATGATCCTCATGCCAATGTAAAATGAAAACAAGGGGGTTGcagttaattataaattttaaaatatagaaCTGTACAAAGTTGCATATCAAATTGACATCAAGATCCAAAAATCTATCATTCCAGAACTCTCCGTTATAAACTATGGTCACCTTAAAAGGATGTTGGAACTAATGTTGTAAAACCATCAATTAAAAAAATGGGCCACTAATCCAGCAGACAAAATTTGAAGCCGCTAGAAACAAAACTAGAGGGCTTGCTAATGAAAGAATCCACAATTTTCTATGCCAAAAATGATCCTTTCCGGCccaaatattttttcaatttccAAGAACAGATCAGACAATTCTGTTCTGAGGTTTTTTAGGAAATTCAGACAAAATGCTGAGTTGGGTATTCCTGTTCATAACCATTGTAATCGTAATAAAGCCTTTCTCCACTAGCTATATCGCGACAAGCAACCAATAGGACCCGGCATTCACCATCCACATTATACCTGACACATTTAAGGTTCTGCTTCTTCCTACTCTCCCTGCAACAAATAGGCATGTTCAAGTATAACAAACTTCAAGATTTCTTATCAGTTATATTTGCAGTTGAAACTAAAAGCATTCACATGGAGAAGTGACACCTGATAAACAGCTCAAGGCAGAAATACATGGCTAGGAATGAAGCGGATATTATTACATATAAGCTTGATTTAAGAGTTACCCGTACCAACAAATACCTAGAAACTATGACAAAGATAGAGGAGACAAGACATGAACTTACTGATTATGGTTGTTAATGCCATTGATGAAGCGAGCAATGTTTCCACGTTTATCAGGACAGATAACTAGACTATTTGATGGGTTTGTTGCAGAAAGAAGGGTCATCATGCTGTCACAATCATCATGTTCCCGGTTTAGTAGGTAATCCACATCCCCAGTGTACTCAGTGATAAAAGTCATATCCTTTATTTGTCCATCAGCTTGTACAGTGAATCTGCAATGACCAGGTTGTTATCTAATTATCATTGACCAAATAATTGGTGATTGGCCACTAAACCAGATCAGCATTAAATCAAGAAAAATACCCTTCAAGTGAATCATAAACTACTATGAGCGGAGGACATTCTCCTTTTTTGCACATGGCCCTGCAGAGCTCTAgtgtttctttatcttcttttggaAGGACCTTCAAGAATGTGCAAAATAAAATAAGCACAGACCAAGGTAGATGAAGTAAGAGAAAATTTTCTAAAATCTAAGGATGATTCCTAAACCTGCATGCCGCCTTTTTCTAAAATTGCCTGATTAGCAGATCTAGAGGCCATTCCCGGCATGTAAGTTAGCTCATTACTGAACTCCATCTTCAGTGCTGTTAAGGCAGTAGCAAGAGAACCCATTTGTTCAAGCCTTCGCGCCAGATTTTCAGTGGGAGTAAATGGTAatattcttctcctcttcttatgCATAACTAACGAACGTCTCCTGCGTTTCCTTGTATCTAGAccaaaaaagtttcaaaaaacAAAGTTAATCTAGTCGCATTTTATGCAAGATGAACAAGTTCATAGAAGATCTATTTTGCCATTTGGACAGAGGTGGCGTTTTACTACAAGCAACATGTAAATAAGCAAGTGAACAGCTAGTATTCAGTAGAGAAATAAAACAACTGAAATGTTGGCAAAGAAGTTCCATTTCCTGAGTACATCCTGAAATACTTCATAATTGTATTTGCATCATATGATGATTGTGATCTGAGCTAAACTAGGAGCCAGAGTGATGTTGGGGTTTCAGTCCCAAATTCAAAAGCATATAATGGGATTACAAAGCCTTGTTGGCGCAGAGATAACATGACAGAGCTATGGGAGATGACTAAGCCTTATTGGTGCAGAGACAACATGACAGAGCTATGGGAGATGACTAGCTGCTTTTGCATATATAACTCTAAGCAAGAGCAAATCCAACAAATCTTGCACCTCCATAGAGTTGATTCTATAATGAGAGTCGTGAACATAGCAAAATTATAATGTAGAAGGTAAGGGTAGGTGAGAGCATTGGAGGTGTTAAAGGTCATCATATTATTTATGGAAGTGGAGCTGGAAGTCAAGACACAGAAGGTAGTGTTCAGAGAGTGGACTGGAAGTGGAGCTGGAAGTCAAGACACAGAAGGTAGTGTTCAGAGAGTGGACTGGTGCGAACATCTGCACTAAACAAGAAAATTCCCATGACTCGGAATCTCATGTTGGGGTTGCTTCAACAAAACCAAACTACATTACTCATGATGGTGTTAGCTCTGACTACTTACGCACCACATCCACCACCACTATCTCATCTAGAGTAGATTACTcaacattggaaaagaaattcaCCAAATTTCAAGCACTGCTGCGAAACTAACTCTCTCCTTCCGACATTCCTCGGGCTACTTGCCACCTTTGAACTTTCAAGTAAGGTGCATCATATCCGGCACTCTTGCCAGAATTAATAAATGGTTTTTAAACTAATCGGTTACTTTAAATGGCTGGCAAGCAAGACATCTACCAAACATATAGGAGCAAACTTTGGTAATTCATACCATACATTTTCTCTTATCTACTAAAGATACTGAAATTTTCAGCTACAATAGTCCActtcatcaagaaaaaaaaacgTACTGAAGTAAACAATCATTTATTCCATAGACATTCTAATTAAGAAATAGCAAATACCATTGCAATATAGGAAAAGGCCTGGTTGTAAGTGTTATTCCAAAATGTACTAATAGACATACCATATCAGAATGCATGATTCCGGAGTTTGCCATTAAGAGAAAAATTATTACTTGGCAGTGGCACGTCAAAactttaatataataattattaatatggACATAATTGGGAAATACACAGAATCTTCTCTATTACTACAAATGTAATTGCCTCATCAATCTCAAAAAGTCTTCCCATTCTCGTGACCTTCTGCAAGCTAGGAATCTTGAAAGATGGGCATGCAGTTGCATCATGGCAAAGACGTCACAAATTCTTGCATTGCCGGGTTCTTCCTTCAAGCAGAACACCTCCAAGAGAGGTGAGACATAGAGAAAGACAATATTTCAAGCAAATGTGCTTAGTAAAGCATAGTGTATCCAAAAGTTGATTTGCTAGAACCTCCTTTTAGTTGCATAGACTACATCTGTGCTCAAGATATCTTTTATTGATTTTAGAATCATGTTTATACTTTCCTATCCAATCATTTTCTTAACATTCAAGTAAAAACCTTGTAATTGTTTTTCCCAGTGGATCCTTTTCCTTCCAATTCTCACATTGTTTTCTATACTAGGCTTTGTGAGCTATTGGCAAGATAACTTATCCATTTCTAGCACCTTGCTTCCTTGGACACAACCAAATTCCTTTCTTAGGTTTCTAGCATATGCTTCACTGACCTCAATACCAGACAAGTTACCAATCATATATGATACTCCATGATTCATCCAAAAAAGTCTGAAGAACCATGCTGCTAGTCTATGTCAATCATCCATGCATTGCCATAAATTTACTTTAAAAAGAGAATAAAGgtaaattttcaattttttggaGCCATATTTAAATTCTGCAAGTGATAGAGACCTTTGTAGTTATTTAGAGCTTCTGTAATTTGTGTTATCTCATAAATTAGCACACATGAATCTACACTGCAGCATGTTATGTCTTGTATGAAGGCTGTAGAGCATTCATTGGGAAATTTCTTAATCTTCAGAGTCATGTCAGTATAGCATTTAATCCCCATTCTCCTCTGGTAAATCAGCGCCATATCATCTATGGATATTGATATCATGAGGCCTAGACATCCCATTCACATCTCGTTAGTATTGTTCTCCATTCTAGTCTGATCAATTAACATTTACGTACAAAAAGTAACACACATTATGAGACATAGAGATCCCCCTCAAGTGGCAATGCATGCCCATTGCAATTAGaaactcacctttttcagtaggCTCTTCGCAAACTTGTTGGAAGTGTAAAAAAAATTCCGAAGCTGATAAAAGAATGCCAGACCTAACCGGGCTTCGATGTCATCAAACTTAAAAAAGTTTTTACAAATATAGCTACTGCAAAATAGCTGAACAGGGATAATGAGGAAGGAAGAATAAATTTTCAAAACATGCAAAAGAATGAAAATCTAATATCTTATCTTTGATTAGACgaaagagaaaaatcaaagaaaaaaggggGCAACGGACGAATGACATGCATATTGATCATCCAGCGACAATGAAACTActtcataaaataataaaaaaaatctaggatACTACAAAACTCACAGTCAAGAAAGCAATAAAATAATCTGCTGAAAATCAGACAAAAATCGGATTCTTTTGAGGAAAATCACCTTGGGAGAGCCCACATTTCTCCTCCGCTATAGGAATCGAgcgcctctggatccggaaaaaGTCTATGATCTTCTTCTGCATCAATGGAAACCCTAACAATCCCCAAACAACCGATCAAATCG
Above is a genomic segment from Elaeis guineensis isolate ETL-2024a chromosome 1, EG11, whole genome shotgun sequence containing:
- the LOC105038322 gene encoding probable Histone-lysine N-methyltransferase ATXR5 isoform X2 is translated as MAPKRPEAESPSPTNGSVRKRTAAPPPPPPRRYRSLSEIMCTAKPAPPVTGEYYSDVRCEQCRSGECDEEMLLCDRCDRGYHLFCLRPIVVRVPTGPWLCPSCAGERPFQRFPLMQKKIIDFFRIQRRSIPIAEEKCGLSQDTRKRRRRSLVMHKKRRRILPFTPTENLARRLEQMGSLATALTALKMEFSNELTYMPGMASRSANQAILEKGGMQVLPKEDKETLELCRAMCKKGECPPLIVVYDSLEGFTVQADGQIKDMTFITEYTGDVDYLLNREHDDCDSMMTLLSATNPSNSLVICPDKRGNIARFINGINNHNQTESNTKRIPRLLWRKRAIEGMTWCHYIHTRDCMRAGVTPRQGSM
- the LOC105038322 gene encoding probable Histone-lysine N-methyltransferase ATXR5 isoform X1, whose amino-acid sequence is MAPKRPEAESPSPTNGSVRKRTAAPPPPPPRRYRSLSEIMCTAKPAPPVTGEYYSDVRCEQCRSGECDEEMLLCDRCDRGYHLFCLRPIVVRVPTGPWLCPSCAGERPFQRFPLMQKKIIDFFRIQRRSIPIAEEKCGLSQDTRKRRRRSLVMHKKRRRILPFTPTENLARRLEQMGSLATALTALKMEFSNELTYMPGMASRSANQAILEKGGMQVLPKEDKETLELCRAMCKKGECPPLIVVYDSLEGFTVQADGQIKDMTFITEYTGDVDYLLNREHDDCDSMMTLLSATNPSNSLVICPDKRGNIARFINGINNHNQESRKKQNLKCVRYNVDGECRVLLVACRDIASGERLYYDYNGYEQEYPTQHFV